GCGATCTTCCTGACGAGACGCAACAACACCGCCAGCGCTCAGAGGTGCAGGAGCGCCGCCGACGCTCAGAGGTGAATGTATCCGGCCAGTCCGTCCCACAACAGCTTGGCCGCGGTGACGACGAGAATGGCGTAGCAGGCGCGGTACAACGCGCGCTGGTCGAGGCGCTCGTGCAGCCGCCAGCCGGCCCAGACGCCGACCGGCACGGCGGGCACGCAGAGCGCCATCAGCATCCACAAGCTTCGCGACGGCGTCGCGAGCACCAGCCACGGACCGGCCTTCAGCAGGTTGCCGACCGTGAAGAACAGGCTGGTGGTGCCGGCGTAAAGCGCCTTCGACATGCCGAGCGGCAGCAGATAGATCGCAAGCGGTGGCCCGCCCGAATGCGCGACCATCGTGGTGACGCCGGAGGAGAGCCCGGCGAAGGTAGCCTTGATCGTCGAGCGCGGGCGCGGCTCGATCTCGCCGCCGCCGATGAACCACAGCGCGGCGAACGCCAACGTCACCAGGCCCATCACGATCTCGACCGCATGCCGGTCGAGATCGCGCAGCACGAAATAGCCGAGGCCGATGCCGACGACGAGCGCCGGCAGCAGCATCGCGAGGTCGACGCGCGACCACGTGTTGGGGCGCCAGAACCGCAGCGCCGTGATGTCCATGACGACGAACAGCGGCGCGAGCAGCGCGCCGGCCGCGACCGGATCCATCGCCAGCGAGAGCAGCGGGATGCCGACGATGGCGAAGCCGCCGCCGAACGCGCCCTTCATGAACGCGATCAGGAAGACGCCGGCGAGGGCAACCGCGAGCACGAATGGCGCGGGCAGGTCAGCGAAGACGGACGTGATCATAATGTCGTGCGGAGCGTTGTGGTCGTACTTAACATGGCCACGCGCGCATGCACGCGCAATCCAAACATTGCTCTCGGTGCACATTGCTCTCGGTGCAATCGGCGTGCGCGCTTAAGGCGATGAGCATGATCTCCGCGCAAACGCTTCGCGTTTGTCGCGAGGGAAAACCGCTTTGCACTTTTCCGGGTTGTGCTTTAGCCGGCGCGCATCCTCGGCACGCCCGGCCTGTCGCCGTTGATTACCGCGCGGCGGTCGGAGACGGCGTGATGGAATTGCTCGAGCGTCAGCCCGATCACCGAGAGGTCGCCTTCCTCGATCGCGCCGTCGTCGTAGCAGTCGAGCGCCTCGCGCAGCAGCGCGTCCGCATCGCCCTGCATTGCGGCGAGTTCCTCCGCCGTCTCGGCGCCGCGCACCCGCGCGATCAGCGTCAGCAGATTGTCGCGATGGGTGATGTAGCGCTCGCGCTCGTCGCGCTTCACGTAGTGGCGCAGCCAGGCGCCCGCCGTGCCGAGGCCGGAGACCAGCAGGATGCCGCCCCAGATGTAGTCGGAGTATTTTTCGAGGAAGGTGCGCTCGGTGCCGTCGATATAGGCGGCCGCGCCCTGATGCGCCGGCAATGCCGCATCCTTGTCGGTGTCCGGCTTCTCGATCTTGGCCGCGCCCGGCAGATCGCGCGCGACCTGCAGGCGCTGCGTGAACAATTGCCGGTCGAGCGCGCCGACGGTCGATTCCTCCAGCGCATGTTGCGCGATGATGAGGTGATTGACGCTGACGGTCTCGACCTTGTCCTCGGGACGCGCCGGCGACGAGGAGAATATACTGCCGGCGATTTCCTCGGACTCATAAAGCGGATGCTTCTGCGCGATCGCTTCCGAGACGTCGACGGGAAGGAATTTCGGTTCGCCGCGCGCTGCCGCGGTCGCCGCGATCGCCTCCGCGGTCACCTTGCTGTCGAGCGGCCCGACGGTCATGTAGGCGTCGAGCGACGGATCGCGCGCAAGATCGGCGACCTTGTTGACGGCGAACTGGCTGATCGTGACCTTGTCGGGGTTGACGCCGGACTCGGTCAGGATCACGCGCAACAGCGTGACGTTGGCCGGGGTGCTGCCGACGACGCCGACCTTGTGGCCGGCGAGATCGTCGATGCCCTTGATCTTCGCGGAGCGCGGCTTGCCCTTGCCGCCCGACGGCGCCCACAGCACAACGACATTCTTGCGCAGGATCGCAACCGACTCGGCGCTCGCCGGCAGACTGAGATCGCCGCGCACCACCGCGAGGTCGACCTTGTTCGCAGTGAACAGCGCGATGCTTTCGGCGGCTCCCTGGGTCGTGACCGGCTTCAGCCGCACCGAGCTGCCGTCACGCGCAAAGGCCTGCGCGAAACCCTGGATGAGCTTGACGTCTTCGCTGCCGGTCGGGCCGACCGCGATCTTCAGCGTCACCGGACGCAGCGCGTAGAACAGCACGCCCGCGGCGACGGCAAACACGAAGATGCCGGCCGCCAGGATCAGCAGCGACGAGTTTCGCCGTTTGAGCCTGCGGCGCGTGGCGCCGGGATGTTCGTTCTGCTCTGACATCTGGCTGTCATGTTACACGAAAAACCGGCACTTTGCCGTGAAAAACAACCTAACATTTCGATGACGTCATACGTTTGAAACATCCATGTCAGAACGTCGTGCGAGCAGAATCAAGATTAACGATTTGGGTCTCCTGCGATGCGCATACTCGTTGCGACCGATGCCTGGCATCCGCAAGTCAACGGCGTGGTCCGGACGCTGACGTCGCTCGCGCGCAGCGCGGCGACGCTCGGCGCCGAGATCGAATTCCTTACCCCTGACGGCTTCCGTTCGGTCGGCGTGCCGACCTATCCGGGCCTGCGCATGGCGCTGCCGAACCGCCGCGAGATCGCGCGCCGGATCGAGGAGGCCGCGCCCGAGGCGATCCATATCGCGACCGAAGGACCGATCGGCTGGGCGGTGCGCGGCTATTGCCAGCGCAACAAGCTCGCCTTCACCACATCCTATACAACGCGCTTCCCGGAATATGTTTCGGTGCGCACCGGAATTCCCGACAGCGTCGGCTATGCCGTGCTGCGCCACTTCCACGCCGCCGGATCGATGACGATGGTCGCGACCGACTCGCTGCGGTCAGAGCTTGCCGACCGCGGCTTCCGCAGGCTCGGCTTCTGGACCCGCGGCGTCGACACCAGGATCTTCAATCCGGACCAGCCGGCGCTGCTCGATCTGCCGCGGCCGATCTTTATGACCATGGGCCGCGTCGCCGTGGAGAAGAACCTCGACGCCTTCCTGTCGCTGGAGCTGCCGGGCTCCAAGGTCGTGGTCGGCGACGGCCCGCAACGGGCGGCGCTGGAACAGAAATATCCCGACGCGATTTTCCTCGGCGAGAAGAAGGGCCAGGATTTGACCTCGCACCTCGCCGCCGCCGACGTCTTCGTGTTCCCGAGCCTGACGGACACCTTCGGCGTCGTGCAGCTCGAGGCGCTGGCCTGCGGCACGCCGGTCGCGGCGTTCCCGGTCACCGGCCCGAAGGACGTCATCGCGGATCACCCGATCGGCGCGATCGACAACGATCTGCGCAGCGCCTGCCTGCGCGCGCTGAACATGTCGCGCGCCGACTGCCGCAATTTCGCGTTGGAGCGTTCCTGGGAGAACAGTGCGCGTCAGTTCATCGGCAACCTGGCCACGTTGCAGCCGAGCCGCGCGCCGCGGCCCGCCCGCCGCGTCGCCGGCCGCAGTGCGGTTCCGAATTAACAGCTCAATCGAACGAAAGACGAGAGACTATCTATGGCTGAAATCATCAAGCTGGGCGCCGACCGTTCCCTGGACTTCGACCGCGAGACGGTCGAGCAGGCCTATGACCGCTGGGCCCCGATCTACGACCTCGTGTTCGGCGGCGTGTTCAGCAAGGGCCGGCAGGCTGCAATCCAGGCCACCAACAAGATCGGTGGCCGCGTGCTCGAGGTCGGCGTCGGCACCGGCATCTCGCTGCCGCTCTATAGCCCGAATGTGCGCATCTTCGGGACCGACATCTCGGAGGCGATGCTGGAGAAGGCCAAGAAGCGGGTCACCGAGCAGGGCCTGAAGAATGTCGAAGGCCTCGCGGTGATGGACGCC
This Bradyrhizobium sp. CCBAU 53421 DNA region includes the following protein-coding sequences:
- a CDS encoding sulfite exporter TauE/SafE family protein, which produces MITSVFADLPAPFVLAVALAGVFLIAFMKGAFGGGFAIVGIPLLSLAMDPVAAGALLAPLFVVMDITALRFWRPNTWSRVDLAMLLPALVVGIGLGYFVLRDLDRHAVEIVMGLVTLAFAALWFIGGGEIEPRPRSTIKATFAGLSSGVTTMVAHSGGPPLAIYLLPLGMSKALYAGTTSLFFTVGNLLKAGPWLVLATPSRSLWMLMALCVPAVPVGVWAGWRLHERLDQRALYRACYAILVVTAAKLLWDGLAGYIHL
- a CDS encoding TAXI family TRAP transporter solute-binding subunit, which translates into the protein MSEQNEHPGATRRRLKRRNSSLLILAAGIFVFAVAAGVLFYALRPVTLKIAVGPTGSEDVKLIQGFAQAFARDGSSVRLKPVTTQGAAESIALFTANKVDLAVVRGDLSLPASAESVAILRKNVVVLWAPSGGKGKPRSAKIKGIDDLAGHKVGVVGSTPANVTLLRVILTESGVNPDKVTISQFAVNKVADLARDPSLDAYMTVGPLDSKVTAEAIAATAAARGEPKFLPVDVSEAIAQKHPLYESEEIAGSIFSSSPARPEDKVETVSVNHLIIAQHALEESTVGALDRQLFTQRLQVARDLPGAAKIEKPDTDKDAALPAHQGAAAYIDGTERTFLEKYSDYIWGGILLVSGLGTAGAWLRHYVKRDERERYITHRDNLLTLIARVRGAETAEELAAMQGDADALLREALDCYDDGAIEEGDLSVIGLTLEQFHHAVSDRRAVINGDRPGVPRMRAG
- a CDS encoding glycosyltransferase family 1 protein, with amino-acid sequence MRILVATDAWHPQVNGVVRTLTSLARSAATLGAEIEFLTPDGFRSVGVPTYPGLRMALPNRREIARRIEEAAPEAIHIATEGPIGWAVRGYCQRNKLAFTTSYTTRFPEYVSVRTGIPDSVGYAVLRHFHAAGSMTMVATDSLRSELADRGFRRLGFWTRGVDTRIFNPDQPALLDLPRPIFMTMGRVAVEKNLDAFLSLELPGSKVVVGDGPQRAALEQKYPDAIFLGEKKGQDLTSHLAAADVFVFPSLTDTFGVVQLEALACGTPVAAFPVTGPKDVIADHPIGAIDNDLRSACLRALNMSRADCRNFALERSWENSARQFIGNLATLQPSRAPRPARRVAGRSAVPN